One region of Salvia miltiorrhiza cultivar Shanhuang (shh) chromosome 3, IMPLAD_Smil_shh, whole genome shotgun sequence genomic DNA includes:
- the LOC131013940 gene encoding cyclin-dependent kinase inhibitor 3-like encodes MGKYMRKPKTTRDIDVSHSPLGVRTRARTLALQRLKSSATVAADYLELRSRRLQKPPLLKKYLQNSPKIPKQGFVCTDTENPQIGGTNQGSPIEPAKEVGGCAEWLNGGSQIGDLEIEASFGENNLDTEPRERGTRESTPCSMIRAADSITAPGSSTKRISPDVSNRRAQNAHRNIPTAREMEEFFSHAEQPQERLFMEKYNFDIVNDVPLPGRYEWVRVMP; translated from the exons ATGGGGAAATACATGCGGAAGCCCAAGACGACGAGAGATATCGACGTCTCTCACTCACCCCTTGGCGTCCGTACCCGCGCCAGAACCCTAGCCCTGCAGCGCCTTAAATCCTCCGCCACCGTCGCCGCCGATTATCTCGAGCTTCGCTCCCGGCGGCTCCAGAAGCCACCGCTCCTCAAGAAGTACCTCCAGAATTCCCCCAAAATTCCTAAACAGGGCTTCGTTTGTACAGATACAGAAAACCCCCAAATCGGAGGCACAAATCAGGGTTCTCCAATTGAGCCTGCCAAGGAAGTGGGCGGATGCGCCGAGTGGTTAAATGGGGGTTCTCAAATTGGGGATTTGGAGATTGAGGCATCTTTCGGTGAAAATAATTTGGATACGGAACCTAGAGAAAG GGGCACAAGAGAAAGCACCCCTTGTAGTATGATCAGAGCTGCTGACAGTATCACAGCACCCGGGTCTTCAACAAAGCGGATAAGTCCTGATGTTTCCAATCGAAGGGCCCAAAATGCACATAGAAATATCCCGACAGCCCGTGAGATGGAGGAATTTTTTTCCCATGCAGAGCAGCCGCAGGAGCGTCTCTTCATGGAGAA GTATAATTTCGACATTGTTAATGATGTGCCCCTCCCTGGCCGTTATGAGTGGGTAAGAGTGATGCCATGA
- the LOC131018588 gene encoding uncharacterized protein LOC131018588, whose translation MPNRWRPDFTKEEKEKVLQFLLQHSKDGVLQRGTPKEAAAVLGVSVRSVRQIWTTASQQLKNGEVVHFQNRRKGVQHFDKMKPNEDNIRALPVKDRGTIRRMASKLGISKSLVGEWIKDKQLGAHTSAVKPLLTEENKLARLKFSLSQLNSAANIDGKFTFKGMHNVVHIDEKWFYMSNVAERYYLLPHEEDPYRTCKSKRFIQKIMFLCAVTRPIFNETGEMIFDGKIGIFPFTEVVPAQRNSKNRVRGTMETKPIQSITKSIIKDCIINKVIPAIKEKWPEGASKVTLIQQDNAKPHLKSDDLELIEAGNSDGFNISLMSQPPNSPDTNINDLGFFRAIQSLKDEKSAYNVDQLVEHVKNAFEELSAYTINNVFLTLQCCLGEIMKEKGGNNYKILHINKAKLQRNGLLPDNIQVEESIIKECLDYLMQKELEAGSSYDLRPLKSTFGYES comes from the exons ATGCCAAATCGCTGGAGGCCAGATTttacaaaagaagaaaaagagaaggtTCTTCAATTTCTGCTACAACACTCCAAAGATGGAGTTCTTCAAAGAGGGACACCAAAAGAGGCAGCTGCAGTGTTGGGAGTTTCAGTGCGGTCAGTACGACAAATATGGACAACTGCAAGCCAACAATTAAAGAATGGTGAAGTTGTGCATTTTCAAAATAGAAGAAAAGGTGTGCAACATTTTGACAAGATGAAGCCTAATGAAGACAATATAAGAGCATTACCTGTCAAAGATAGAGGTACAATAAGGAGGATGGCAAGTAAGTTAGGCATTTCCAAATCTCTTGTTGGTGAATGGATCAAAGATAAACAGCTAGGAGCTCACACAAGTGCTGTGAAGCCACTACTTACAGAAGAAAACAAACTAGCACGACTTAAATTCAGTTTAAGTCAATTGAATTCTGCTGCCAACATTGATGGGAAGTTCACATTTAAAGGTATGCACAATGTAGTACACATTGACGAGAAATGGTTTTACATGTCAAATGTGGCAGAGAGGTACTACTTGCTGCCGCACGAAGAAGATCCTTATAGGACATGCAAATCGAAGAGATTCATTCAAAAGATCATGTTTTTGTGTGCTGTCACCAGACCAATATTTAATGAAACAGGGGAGATGATTTTTGATGGCAAAATAGGGATTTTCCCCTTCACTGAAGTGGTACCCGCACAAAGGAACTCTAAAAATAGAGTTCGAGGCACAATGGAGACAAAGCCAATACAGTCAATTACAAAAAGCATCATCAAAGACTGCATCATAAACAAG GTTATACCAGCAATTAAGGAGAAATGGCCAGAGGGTGCAAGTAAAGTTACCCTGATTCAACAAGACAACGCAAAACCACATCTAAAATCAGACGACCTAGAATTAATTGAGGCTGGGAATTCAGATGGATTCAACATCAGCTTAATGAGTCAGCCACCAAATTCCCCTGATACAAACATAAATGACTTGGGATTTTTTCGAGCAATTCAGTCTTTGAAGGATGAGAAGAGTGCATATAATGTGGACCAACTGGTGGAGCATGTGAAGAATGCATTTGAAGAGTTAAGTGCATATACAATTAACAATGTTTTTCTTACCTTGCAGTGTTGTTTAGGTGAGATAATGAAGGAAAAGGGAGGCAACAATTACAAAATTCTACATATCAACAAAGCCAAGTTACAAAGAAATGGACTTCTGCCAGACAACATTCAAGTAGAGGAAAGCATCATCAAAGAATGCTTGGATTACTTGATGCAAAAAGAGCTTGAAGCAGGTTCAAGTTACGACTTACGACCTCTGAAAAGTACTTTTGGTTATGAATCATAG